In Scomber japonicus isolate fScoJap1 chromosome 7, fScoJap1.pri, whole genome shotgun sequence, one genomic interval encodes:
- the comp gene encoding cartilage oligomeric matrix protein — protein sequence MLRFLVLTCALCLGRHTAAGQRDGEIISQIKMTNLALAEIKELLKQQVREIVFLKNTAMECEACGMGGVKPRPSCVPNPCHPGVKCMETSQGVKCGPCPDGTVGNGTHCTDVDECTVMPCHMGVRCINTSPGFRCGSCPAGYTGPQVQGVGIAYATANKQVCKDIDECESPNSGGCVENSVCMNTPGSFRCGPCKPGYIGDQRRGCKPERACGNGQPNPCHASAECIVHREGTIECQCGVGWAGNGYLCGPDIDIDGFPDERLACPERNCAKDNCLTVPNSGQEDADGDGIGDACDEDADGDGILNTQDNCVLVPNIDQRNIDEDDFGDACDNCRAVKNSDQKDTDVDKFGDECDDDIDGDGIPNHLDNCKRVPNTDQKDRDGDKVGDACDSCPYDPNPDQMDADNDLIGDPCDTNKDSDGDGHQDSRDNCPAVINSSQLDTDKDGKGDECDDDDDNDGIPDLLPPGPDNCRLIPNPLQEDSDGNGVGNVCERDFDNDTIIDTIDACPENAEVTLTDFREYQTVVLDPEGDAQIDPNWVVLNQGREIVQTMNSDPGLAVGYTAFSGVDFEGTFHVNTVTDDDYAGFIFGYQDSSSFYVVMWKQVEQIYWQANPFRAVAEPGIQLKAVKSNTGPGENLRNALWHTGDTSDQVNLLWKDARNVGWKDKTSYRWFLQHRPADGYIRVRFYEGTQMVADTGVIIDTTMRGGRLGVFCFSQENIIWANLRYRCNGE from the exons ATGCTGCGGTTTCTGGTGCTGACCTGTGCGCTCTGCTTAGGAAGACACACTGCCGCAGGACAGAGAG ATGGTGAAATTATTAGTCAGATTAAAATGACGAACCTCGCCCTGGCTGAGATTAAAGAGCTTCTGAAACAGCAG GTAAGAGAGATAGTATTCCTGAAGAACACAGCGATGGAGTGTGAAGCCTGCG GGATGGGAGGAGTAAAGCCTCGTCCTTCCTGTGTGCCCAACCCCTGCCACCCAGGGGTGAAGTGCATGGAGACATCTCAGGGTGTAAAGTGTGGCCCCTGTCCTGATGGCACGGTGGGCAATGGTACCCACTGCACGGACGTGGATGAG TGTACTGTGATGCCATGTCACATGGGCGTGCGCTGTATCAACACCTCCCCAGGTTTCCGCTGTGGTTCCTGCCCTGCAGGGTACACCGGCCCCCAGGTGCAGGGCGTCGGCATCGCCTATGCTACCGCCAACAAACAG GTGTGCAAGGATATTGATGAGTGTGAAAGCCCCAACAGCGGAGGTTGTGTGGAGAACTCAGTCTGCATGAACACCCCA GGCTCTTTCAGGTGTGGTCCATGTAAGCCGGGCTATATTGGTGATCAGAGACGTGGCTGTAAGCCTGAGAGAGCTTGTGGGAATGGCCAGCCAAACCCCTGCCATGCCAGTGCTGAGTGCATCGTCCATCGAGAAGGAACCATTGAATGCCAA tgTGGAGTCGGGTGGGCTGGAAACGGCTACCTCTGCGGCCCTGACATTGACATCGATGGTTTCCCCGATGAGAGACTGGCCTGTCCTGAGAGGAACTGCGCCAAG GATAATTGTCTCACTGTGCCAAACTCTGGTCAAGAAGATGCTGACGGTGATGGAATTGGAGATGCCTGTGATGAGGATGCAGATGGGGACGGGATCCTCAACACACAG GATAATTGTGTGCTGGTGCCCAACATAGACCAGAGGAACATCGATGAGGATGACTTCGGCGATGCCTGCGACAACTGCCGTGCTGTCAAAAACAGCGACCAAAAGGACACAGATGTGGACAAATTTGGTGACGAGTGTGATGACGACATTGATGGGGATG GAATTCCCAATCACCTGGATAACTGCAAAAGGGTTCCCAACACTGACCAGAAAGATCGTGATGGGGACAAAGTGGGAGACGCCTGCGACAGCTGTCCATATGATCCCAACCCTGACCAG ATGGATGCGGACAACGACTTGATTGGAGACCCTTGTGACACCAACAAGGACAG TGATGGAGATGGTCACCAAGACTCTCGAGACAACTGCCCAGCAGTCATCAACAGCTCCCAGCTAGACACTGACAAGGACGGCAAGGGAGATGAgtgtgatgatgacgatgacaaTGATGGCATCCCAGACCTGCTGCCACCTGGTCCTGATAACTGCCGTCTGATCCCCAACCCTCTGCAGGAGGACTCTGATG GCAACGGTGTGGGTAATGTTTGTGAGAGGGATTTCGACAATGACACAATCATCGATACCATAGACGCTTGTCCTGAAAACGCTGAGGTCACACTCACCGACTTCAGGGAGTATCAGACCGTTGTTTTAGATCCAGAGGGAGATGCACAGATCGATCCTAATTGGGTGGTGCTGAACCAG ggaAGAGAGATAGTCCAGACGATGAATAGTGATCCTGGGTTGGCTGTTG GTTACACTGCTTTCAGTGGCGTGGACTTTGAAGGAACATTTCATGTGAACACGGTCACGGACGACGACTACGCAGGATTCATCTTTGGGTACCAGGACAGCTCCAGTTTCTACGTGGTGATGTGGAAGCAGGTGGAACAGATCTATTGGCAGGCAAACCCGTTCAGAGCTGTAGCAGAACCCGGTATACAGTTGAAG GCTGTCAAGTCAAACACTGGTCCAGGTGAGAACCTGAGGAACGCCCTGTGGCACACTGGTGACACAAGTGACCAGGTGAACCTGCTGTGGAAAGATGCTCGCAATGTTGGCTGGAAGGACAAGACGTCCTATCGCTGGTTCCTGCAGCACAGACCTGCTGATGGCTACATCAG GGTTCGTTTCTATGAGGGCACTCAGATGGTGGCAGACACAGGTGTCATCATAGACACTACGATGAGAGGAGGCAGACTGGGAGTCTTCTGCTTCTCTCAGGAGAACATCATCTGGGCCAACCTACGTTACCGCTGCAACGGTGAGTGA